In the Cylindrospermopsis raciborskii Cr2010 genome, TTCCCAACATGGGTAAATCTAGTATTCGATTTAACTCCTCAATATTCTTGACGGATTTATCCAAGGTTTCTAATAGTAGTGCTGTTCCCACACCCAAAACCAGACCTACAAGCGCCCCAATACCAATATTGAGTGCTGTTCTGGGGGAGATTGGTATTTCAGGAACTAACGCGCTGGATATGACCCTGGCATTACCAACATTTTGATTCTCCAGTACCTGAACTTCTTGTAATTGTTTTAATAATTGTTGATAAGTGCCTTGTGCTACCTGTAATTGTCTTTGCAGTTGCAGTTGTTGCTGCTCCAATCGAGGTAAGCTGTCTAAACGTCTTCTGTTAATGATAAATACACTCTGTAAAGCTTTAACCTGATTAGCTAGTGCTAGTCTTTCTACTTCCGATCTCACCAAATCTTGAGTTAGTCCTTGTTTTAACTCTCCTATTTGCAAGTTACTCTGTTGTAAAACTTCCGCATTACCTATGGTTTGGGATACTCTCTCTTGCAATTGCTTTTTCAGGGCCTGTTCCTTGAGCTGCAAATTGACCACCTTGGGGTTGTCACTGGTATAGGTTGTTTCAGCTATAGCCAACTCCTGCTGGGTCTTCTGATATTCTGTCAGCACCTGCTGCACTCCTGGAATTTGACTGATGTTACTGAGAGCGACTGCTTGCTGGGTACTCAGTTGTAACTCATTTTGTAGTGCTAATGATCTAGTAGAAGCTGCTGCCAATTGACCTTGGGCTTGGGTAATTACCTCATCTATCTTACCCAGGGTTTCTATACCTACTTTAGCTTCCGCATCTAGGGCTACTACTCTATTAATTTCTTTAAACCGACGTAATTCCAGTTCTGCTTTAATAACTTGTTTTTCTATCCTTGGTAATTCCTGAGATAAGAATTTCCTTGCTGCTGTTGCTTCTGAACGATTGATGAGAATATTATTATCTAGGTAATATTTCATTAGGGTGTTGACTGTATCCGCTGCTTCCTGGGGGTTTGTACTATTATAAGAAAGCTCCATTACGTCCGTACCCCGAATTGTTTGCAGTTTCAGTTGTTTCAGAAACCGGTCAATTTCTATGGGTTCACCTTTGGTATTTTTTATCCCTAGTTGATTAATAGTCTTTGTAATCAGAGGATGGGAACGAATCACTTCCGCTTCTGTGTCTATAGGGTTACTATTATTTCCAAGTCCTCCTAGTTCTCCCACACTTGTGGCTAAACTTGTTAGGGAAGAAACTCCATCTTTTTTCTCAAACAGCAGTTTTCCCTTGGCTTGGTAAACTGGTTTCTGGGAATAAGTGTAGGAAATGGCAGCCCCCAACACTGAAGCTATAACAAGTAATATTACTAGCCAGCGCCGTTTAAGTATTAGCCAA is a window encoding:
- a CDS encoding GumC family protein, whose product is MVEPVIATGVYMAINQEETDVIDLQIYWLILKRRWLVILLVIASVLGAAISYTYSQKPVYQAKGKLLFEKKDGVSSLTSLATSVGELGGLGNNSNPIDTEAEVIRSHPLITKTINQLGIKNTKGEPIEIDRFLKQLKLQTIRGTDVMELSYNSTNPQEAADTVNTLMKYYLDNNILINRSEATAARKFLSQELPRIEKQVIKAELELRRFKEINRVVALDAEAKVGIETLGKIDEVITQAQGQLAAASTRSLALQNELQLSTQQAVALSNISQIPGVQQVLTEYQKTQQELAIAETTYTSDNPKVVNLQLKEQALKKQLQERVSQTIGNAEVLQQSNLQIGELKQGLTQDLVRSEVERLALANQVKALQSVFIINRRRLDSLPRLEQQQLQLQRQLQVAQGTYQQLLKQLQEVQVLENQNVGNARVISSALVPEIPISPRTALNIGIGALVGLVLGVGTALLLETLDKSVKNIEELNRILDLPMLGTIPQYENTKRQKNQEQEENQRELPILDNPYSPVSTSIEMLQTNLGFATDKELRVILLTSSSPGEGKSFVSANLALAASHLGKRVLIVDGDLRRPRQHKVWGLPNFVGLSNVLVAQTQLENCLQDVSSVHVLTAGKVPPNPVKLLDSQSMASLIAAARQDYDFVIIDTPPLTAVADALIVGKLVDGVLLVVRPGQVESSAVKASNSLLAQSKVPVLGMVVNGVSEDSGYGGYYYYRGYYGDLKDKREGDSLAIKR